A stretch of DNA from Desulfosarcina ovata subsp. ovata:
ATCCCCGGCAAGGGGGAAATCCCCATCGGCATCGCCTCCTCTCCCGTGGAAAAGGGATTCGTCAAATTCACCGTCAACCGCGCCGGCGTGGTTACCACCCACCTGCACAACATGCGCGCGGGCGATCGCATGGGCCTCAGGGGACCCCTGGGCAATTGTTATCCCTGGGATCTTTTGGAGGGCAAAAACATCCTCATCGTGGGCGGTGGGTTCGCCTTCACCACCCTGCGGTCGTCGATTGTCTATATGCTCGATCCGGCCAACCGTTCCCGATTCGGCAATATCGACGTGGTTTACGGGGCCCGCAGCCCTGGCATGCTGCTCTACAAGGACGAACTGGTGGAATGGGAAAAACGTGACGACATCAACATGCACATCACCGTGGATGGCACCGACGATCCGGACTGGAAATACAACATCGGGTTCGTGCCGCCCATCACCGAGCAAAAAGCCCCTTCCGGCGGCGCGGACACCTATGCCATTGTGTGCGGCCCGCCGATCATGATCAAGTTCACCCAGCCGGTGCTGGAAAAGTTGGGCTACGACCATGACCATATCATCATGAGCCTGGAAAACCGTATGAAGTGCGGCTTCGGCATGTGCGGCCGCTGCGGTATCGGAAAGGAACTGGTCTGCAAGGACGGCCCCGTTTTCACCTTGAACCAGATTAATCGGACCCCGAGAGAGTACTGATTCCCCTGCAATCCTGACGGGTCTGCTCCCCTTAGGATCGGGGATGAAATTAATTGAACGTAATTGCGCCGGGCTTGTGTTCGTCTTCAAGGCGCATCAAGGGTTGCATACCGGGAGTATGTGGCCGTTGATGCAACGCGGAAGACGGGCGCAAGAACAAGCAATTTCGTTTAATTAATAAAATTCCCGATCCTTATCAGATCAGTTGGTAGACTTTCCGACTGATGCCTTTCAGCGAGTGCGCACCACCGCCGTGGCGTACCTTTTTGAGGGTTTGGGGCAGGTCGGTAATGGCCGTGCCGGCCAGCATGTGGACCGGCAGGTGACTGAAGGCGCCTGGCAGCATCGGTGTGCTGGGCCCCATGATGATGGTTTTCAGATCGGGTCCGGCATGGGAGAGAATCCGTTCGACGCTGTTGTTGATGATGCTGGTGCCGGTCAAGATCAGGACGTCGGCCCAACCGGCCAACTGACGGTAGAAGACCTTTTTGTCACCGATGCCGCGGTTGTCGTCGACCACCGACAGCGGAACCTGCCGGGATTCCAGAAAACGGACCAGCGGCGGGAAATAACCGACCATGGCAACCCGGGCACCGCTGAAGATGCCGAAATGATCAAAGAGAATGGTATTGCCGGGGTCTTCCGGTAGGTTGAGGGCCGCGGGTTGGTTCAAGGCATTGATCAGGGCCATGGCCATGGTCCGCTCCATGGGGGCGGACGAAAGGATAGCCGGCAACAGATCGGCTGCCGGCCGGTCCTCAAAATCTTTCAGATCGAAATTGCCGGAGTTGCGACCGCTGAGGGCAACACCGGTGGCGGCGATGCCGATGCCGCCACCGGAAGTGGTCACTGCGGTAAAACCCAGGCCGATACAGACCTGGGTGACATGAACGGTTGCGGCCGATTTTGCGACGCAGTCAAACAGCTTCCGATTCAGCTCCATAACGGACCCGTCTGAGATGGGACAAATTGCGCGCACACCGGTTCCCTGGTTGACTCGTGCGCCGGACAATGATCAGCGGATTTGCCGATGGACCTGTCAGCTGGCTTTGCCCATGGGACAGGCCGGATAGCGGCACACCGGACACTCCAGACACATCCCCCCAACAGAAAAGCGAGCCAGGTCCCGGTCATCCAGCCGTTCACCGGCCAACAGACGGGGCAGGACCAGGTCGAACACCGTGGTCTTGTGGTGCAGGCCGCAGGCCGGAATACCCACGATGGGCATATCTTGCTTGTAAGCGATCTGGAACATGGCGCCGGGCAGGACGGCGGCACCATAATAAAGGCTGTCGGCACCAGCCTTGCGGATACCGTGGCGGGTGACATCATCCGGGTCGACGGACATGCCGCCGGTGGTGATGATCATCTCCGTATCTCCGGCGGCGAAACGACAGACCGTGTCGGCAATCTGATCCACATCGTCGGGAAGGATCACCGTCTCCTCGAGGGTGGCCCCGAAGGCGGAGAGCTTGTCCTTGACGATGGCCTCGAAGCGGTCTTCGATGAGTCCCTCGTAAACTTCGTTGCCGGTGATGATCAGACGGATTTTTTTTCGATGGTAGGCCTTGACGCTGAAAATGGGACTGTGTTCACGGGCCAGGGCCACGGCCCGGTCAAGCACCGGCCGATCAATCACCAGGGGAATGGCCCGGGTGCCGGCCACGATCTGGCCTTTGGTGACGGGTACGTTGTTGTGCATGGAAGCGCACATGACGTCGGGAATCAGGTTAAAGGCTTCCAGAGCCTCGACATTGATTTTCAGAAGCCCGGTATAGGCGGCCCGGAGCTGCAGTTTGCCCTCGTTGGGGGAACCGCTGAATGTGACGCCGGGTCCGGCCAAGACGGCGGCCAATTCGGCCACGGCATCGTCTTCATGGACCTGGTCCGCATTGAGATCAAGAATATAAAGGTGCCGCTTGCCCAATCGCATGAGCCGGCAAACATCGGATTCTTCGACTTTATGCCCCCGCTTGAAAGAGGGCCCCTTGAATTCGCCGGGACGGACTTCGGTGATGTCATGGGCCAAGCGGGTGCCGATGGCCTCTTCAACCTTGATTTTGGTCATGCCGCCGTTTACTTGGCGGTTCTGATGGTTCTGGCACATGTCTATATCCTTATCTTAAACACTGGGTGGGTTAGGCGGTTTTCAGTTGCAGGTTCGGCTGCAGTGGCTCGTAATGGGCGCCGTATGCACAGGAACGGCAAAGCACCCTGCCGTTGAGCAAAACCTCTTTCTTGTCCCTAACCATGATTCCGCAGGACTCGCAACGGATTTTAAAGCGTGAGGGACCCGGCATGTCGTTAACGGGAACGTCCACATGTACCGGCATGATGTTGAACAGCACATGATCGGGCATGTTTTTATAGCCCTCGAGCTGCTGCTGGCGGATATCGTCAATCCCCGGTGCATACTCACAGGCAAGATCCCTGGATGACTCGGTGGAAACGATGCGATAGGCCACACCGGTTTCCAGGTTGACGAAAGTGGCCGCCATGATGCCGTTGTCCAGAAATTTCAGGGAGCGACGGCCCAGCTTGACCCCGGTCACATAGGCGATGGCATCGGTGGCACAGCGGTCGATCTCAACATAGACAACGAGCTTTTTGATCTGAGGCATCTGGCTGGGATTATCCAGACCGATAAGCTCGCATCCTAACATGGCCATGCGAACGCCCACTACCTGGCCGGGGCACAGATGCCCGTGGGCGCGTGCTGACCCTGCGAGCAAGGTTTCAAAACTTTCCATGTTGTTCTCCATGTTGTGGTTGTGTTTTCCCTATGGTTATTGTGTTCTGTTTAGCATAACCTTACGGGAAAATAAAACCTTTTTTTACTGCCGTCAACGCTATAGAACATATGATCACCCGAAAAATTTGTACTTTTATAAGCGCTTCATTTCTGTCAGTATAAACGACAATCGAATGGCACGGCTATTTTTTATTTCGTTATCGCTGATTGGTTTTGGAGGCGTTTTTGAAGACTGCGAACCCGTTGTGGAAATTTTTTTGTTCGGTCCAATTGACCATTGTCCTGCTGCTTTCCCTGGCGCTCACTTCGATTATCGGTACGGTGATCCCCCAGAACGAAAATCCCGATGCCTATTTGCATGCGTACGGCGCTTTCCGCTATCAATTGCTGGATGTGCTTGGGGTTCTGGACATGTACCATTCATGGTGGTTCCAGGGCTTGCTGGTGCTGCTGACCGTAAACATTGTGGTCTGCTCCATCGATCGCCTGCGGGCCGGCTGGAAACTGATTTTCAAGCGTCGCCCAACGGTAAACCCCGAACGGTTTGCCCGGCGCTCGGATGCCCGCACCGTGAACGACAAGCGGGACGTGGAGACACTGGTGAAAGCCTATGAACCGCTGGTGGCCAAGCGTTTCGCTCACTGTCAGGTCGTCCGGACCGGCGACTCGACCGCCATTTATGGGGAAAAAGGACGCCTTTCCCGCCTGGGGGTTTACATCGTTCATCTGAGCGTTATTTTTCTGCTCTTCGGTGGCCTGGTGGGGTCTTTTTTTGGTTTCGAAGCGTTCGTCAATATTCCCGAGGGAGAATCCATCGATACTGTCCGCCTTCGCAATACCGGTCAGCTTCACAAACTTGATTTTCAGATCCGTTGCGACGACTTCAGTTTGACGCTTTATGAAAATGGAGCTCCCAAAGAATATCGGTCCGCCCTGACCCTTCTGGAAAACGGAAAGCCGGTAAAAAAGAAGGATGTCATTGTCAACGCCCCCTTACGCTACCGGGGCATCAACATTTTCCAGTCCAGTTACGGCAAACTGCCTCCGGACCGAATGAATCGGTCCGTAATGCCGACGCCGGGACCGTCGGATCACTATACCCTCAGCTTCACTTCGAAAACATCGGGGATGAGTTACCACAAGACCGTCCAGGTGGGCACGCCGGTGGATCTTCCCGAGGGGTTGGGCCGGTTTCTGCTGATTTCCTATGAAGCCCAGGCGGATTTTCGCGGTATGGACGTGGGGGCCGCACTGAAGGGCATCATCACTCCGGCCGAGGGCCAGCCGGTGGATGTGCTGCTTCCGTTGAAGTTTGCCAATTTCGACAAGATGCGCGGCGGCGATGTGGTGATCGCCGTGACCGGACAGCCCGGGGGTAGCAACTCTGCCCCGCCGCCTGCCGAAGCGCGCTACTATACCGGCCTGCAGGTGACCCGCGATCCGGGTGTCTGGCTGGTCTATTCCGGCTTCATCCTGATGATCGCCGGTTGTTTCGTGACCTTTTATCTGTCTCACCAGCAGGTGTGCATCGTTATTGAAAAACAAAATAAGAGCAGCCGGGTAATCCTGGCCGGCACCACCAACCGCAACAAACTGGCCATGCAAAATGGTATTGATAAAATGTTTACGGCCATGACCAATGCCTGATTCGCCGGCCATTTGACCCAAAGGAGTTCAACACCGCCAATGAGCAGTTCACAGTTACTTTCCATCGCGACATTTGTTTTTGCCCTGGCCGCGTTTTGCTATATTGCGGCGCTGATTTTCAAAAAACCGCGGTTGACGCAGCCGGCACGTTGGGTCGTGGTGGCCGCGGTCCTGATGACCACAGCAGGGATCCTGCTGCGCTGGGTGGAGTCCTACCGGATGGGCATCGGACACGCACCGTTGTCCAACCTATATGAATCACTGGTCTTTTTTTCATGGACCGCCGGGTCGCTTTACCTGTTCATGGAATTTAAATACAAAAACGCGCTGATTGGGGCTTTTGTCATGCCCATCACGTTTCTGGCCATGGCCTACGCCTCCATGTCTCCCAATATCAATGATCGCATCCAGCCCCTGGTGCCGGCCCTGAAGAGCAACTGGCTGATCGCCCATGTGGCCACCTGTTTTTTGGGCTATGCCGCCTTTGCCGTGGCGTTCGGCATGAGTATCATGTATTTGATCAAATCCGGAAGTCCGGAAAAGCAAAATGGGGTCATCGGGCACATTCCCCGGATCGATGTGTTGGATGAACTCACCCACCGGATGGTGCTGTTCGGCTTCCTTTTTCTGACCGTCGGCATCATCACCGGCGCGGTATGGGCCAATTCAGCCTGGGGCACCTACTGGTCCTGGGACCCCAAAGAGACGTGGTCGCTGATTACCTGGTTTGTTTACGCCACCTTGCTGCACGCCCGACTGATGCGTGGCTGGCAGGGGAAACAGATCGCCTATCTTTCCATCCTGGGATTTGCCGCCGTGCTGTTCACCTACTTTGGCGTTAACCTGCTACCCGGACTGCACAGCTACGGAAAAGTATGAAAGGCGGAAAAATGAAAATCATGCTGGATCCCCTGGACAAAGCCATTCTCAACCGCATTCAGACCCGTTTTCCGCTTTCTCCGAGACCGTTTGCGGTCATTGCCGAAGAACTGGCAACCACTGAAAAGGAAGTGCTTGAACGGGTCGCCCGGCTTAAGGCGGATGGCATTATCCGGCGCATCGGCGGAAATTTCGTCCCCGGCAAGGTCGG
This window harbors:
- a CDS encoding DUF364 domain-containing protein; protein product: MELNRKLFDCVAKSAATVHVTQVCIGLGFTAVTTSGGGIGIAATGVALSGRNSGNFDLKDFEDRPAADLLPAILSSAPMERTMAMALINALNQPAALNLPEDPGNTILFDHFGIFSGARVAMVGYFPPLVRFLESRQVPLSVVDDNRGIGDKKVFYRQLAGWADVLILTGTSIINNSVERILSHAGPDLKTIIMGPSTPMLPGAFSHLPVHMLAGTAITDLPQTLKKVRHGGGAHSLKGISRKVYQLI
- a CDS encoding molybdopterin-binding protein; its protein translation is MCQNHQNRQVNGGMTKIKVEEAIGTRLAHDITEVRPGEFKGPSFKRGHKVEESDVCRLMRLGKRHLYILDLNADQVHEDDAVAELAAVLAGPGVTFSGSPNEGKLQLRAAYTGLLKINVEALEAFNLIPDVMCASMHNNVPVTKGQIVAGTRAIPLVIDRPVLDRAVALAREHSPIFSVKAYHRKKIRLIITGNEVYEGLIEDRFEAIVKDKLSAFGATLEETVILPDDVDQIADTVCRFAAGDTEMIITTGGMSVDPDDVTRHGIRKAGADSLYYGAAVLPGAMFQIAYKQDMPIVGIPACGLHHKTTVFDLVLPRLLAGERLDDRDLARFSVGGMCLECPVCRYPACPMGKAS
- a CDS encoding FmdE family protein: MESFETLLAGSARAHGHLCPGQVVGVRMAMLGCELIGLDNPSQMPQIKKLVVYVEIDRCATDAIAYVTGVKLGRRSLKFLDNGIMAATFVNLETGVAYRIVSTESSRDLACEYAPGIDDIRQQQLEGYKNMPDHVLFNIMPVHVDVPVNDMPGPSRFKIRCESCGIMVRDKKEVLLNGRVLCRSCAYGAHYEPLQPNLQLKTA
- a CDS encoding FAD/NAD(P)-binding protein codes for the protein MQNPYLPYPVRIDDITVEAEDKSLKTFKFVFLNEGDEDQFAYRAGQFAELSIPGKGEIPIGIASSPVEKGFVKFTVNRAGVVTTHLHNMRAGDRMGLRGPLGNCYPWDLLEGKNILIVGGGFAFTTLRSSIVYMLDPANRSRFGNIDVVYGARSPGMLLYKDELVEWEKRDDINMHITVDGTDDPDWKYNIGFVPPITEQKAPSGGADTYAIVCGPPIMIKFTQPVLEKLGYDHDHIIMSLENRMKCGFGMCGRCGIGKELVCKDGPVFTLNQINRTPREY
- a CDS encoding cytochrome c biogenesis protein ResB gives rise to the protein MKTANPLWKFFCSVQLTIVLLLSLALTSIIGTVIPQNENPDAYLHAYGAFRYQLLDVLGVLDMYHSWWFQGLLVLLTVNIVVCSIDRLRAGWKLIFKRRPTVNPERFARRSDARTVNDKRDVETLVKAYEPLVAKRFAHCQVVRTGDSTAIYGEKGRLSRLGVYIVHLSVIFLLFGGLVGSFFGFEAFVNIPEGESIDTVRLRNTGQLHKLDFQIRCDDFSLTLYENGAPKEYRSALTLLENGKPVKKKDVIVNAPLRYRGINIFQSSYGKLPPDRMNRSVMPTPGPSDHYTLSFTSKTSGMSYHKTVQVGTPVDLPEGLGRFLLISYEAQADFRGMDVGAALKGIITPAEGQPVDVLLPLKFANFDKMRGGDVVIAVTGQPGGSNSAPPPAEARYYTGLQVTRDPGVWLVYSGFILMIAGCFVTFYLSHQQVCIVIEKQNKSSRVILAGTTNRNKLAMQNGIDKMFTAMTNA
- the ccsB gene encoding c-type cytochrome biogenesis protein CcsB, coding for MSSSQLLSIATFVFALAAFCYIAALIFKKPRLTQPARWVVVAAVLMTTAGILLRWVESYRMGIGHAPLSNLYESLVFFSWTAGSLYLFMEFKYKNALIGAFVMPITFLAMAYASMSPNINDRIQPLVPALKSNWLIAHVATCFLGYAAFAVAFGMSIMYLIKSGSPEKQNGVIGHIPRIDVLDELTHRMVLFGFLFLTVGIITGAVWANSAWGTYWSWDPKETWSLITWFVYATLLHARLMRGWQGKQIAYLSILGFAAVLFTYFGVNLLPGLHSYGKV